A part of Periophthalmus magnuspinnatus isolate fPerMag1 chromosome 19, fPerMag1.2.pri, whole genome shotgun sequence genomic DNA contains:
- the atp2a1l gene encoding ATPase sarcoplasmic/endoplasmic reticulum Ca2+ transporting 1, like: MENAHAKLPAECLAYFGVNENTGLSPDQFKKNLEKYGFNELPAEEGKSIWELIVEQFEDLLVRILLLAACISFVLAWFEEGEETVTAFVEPFVILLILIANAVVGVWQERNAESAIEALKEYEPEMGKVYRSDRKSVQRIKAREIVPGDIVEVSVGDKVPADIRIVSIKSTTLRVDQSILTGESVSVIKHTEAVPDLRAVNQDKKNMLFSGTNIAAGKAIGVAVATGVSTEIGKIRDQMAATEPEKTPLQQKLDEFGEQLSKVISLICVAVWAINIGHFNDPVHGGSWIRGAVYYFKIAVALAVAAIPEGLPAVITTCLALGTRRMAKKNAIVRSLPSVETLGCTSVICSDKTGTLTTNQMCVTKMFIVKNVEGDHVDLDAFDISGSKYTPEGEVSQGGSKTNCSAFDGLVELATICALCNDSSLDYNESKKIYEKVGEATETALCCLVEKMNVFNSNVKNLSKIERANACCAVIKQLMKKNFTLEFSRDRKSMSVYCTPTKGDGGAKMFVKGAPEGVIDRCTYVRVGTTRVPLTNAIKEKIMSVIRDWGTGRDTLRCLALATRDSPLKPEEMILEDSTKFADYENDLTFVGCVGMLDPPRKEVTGSIELCRAAGIRVIMITGDNKGTAIAICRRIGIFGEDEDVSGKAYTGREFDDLPTHEQSEAVRRACCFARVEPAHKSKIVEFLQGHDDITAMTGDGVNDAPALKKAEIGIAMGSGTAVAKSASEMVLADDNFSSIVAAVEEGRAIYNNMKQFIRYLISSNVGEVVCIFLTAALGLPEALIPVQLLWVNLVTDGLPATALGFNPPDLDIMGKPPRSPKEPLISGWLFFRYMAIGGYVGAATVGGAAWWFLYDPTGPMVTYYQLSHFMQCHDENEDFAGLDCEIFEASPPMTMALSVLVTIEMCNALNSLSENQSLVRMPPWSNFWLLSAMTLSMSLHFLIIYVDPLPMIFKLTHLTVEQWMMVLKLSFPVILIDEVLKFVARNYVECTEAK; this comes from the exons AGCTGCCCGCTGAGGAGG GTAAGAGCATCTGGGAGCTGATTGTGGAGCAGTTTGAGGACTTGCTCGTCAGAATCCTGCTGCTCGCTGCCTGCATCTCCTTT GTTCTGGCCTGGTTTGAGGAGGGCGAGGAGACCGTCACTGCCTTTGTTGAACCCTTTGTCATCCTTCTTATCCTCATCGCCAATGCCGTGGTTGGAGTGTGGCAG GAGCGTAATGCTGAGAGTGCCATCGAGGCTCTTAAGGAGTATGAGCCTGAGATGGGCAAAGTTTATCGTTCTGACAGAAAGAGCGTGCAGAGGATCAAGGCCAGAGAGATTGTCCCCGGAGACATTGTGGAGGTGTCCG tTGGTGACAAAGTCCCCGCTGACATCAGAATTGTTTCCATCAAGTCCACCACCCTTCGTGTCGATCAGTCCATCCTTACTG GTGAGTCTGTCAGTGTGATCAAGCACACTGAGGCTGTCCCCGACCTCAGGGCTGTCAACCAGGACAAGAAGAACATGCTTTTCTCT GGCACCAACATTGCTGCTGGCAAAGCCATCGGTGTGGCTGTTGCTACTGGTGTGTCCACTGAGATTGGTAAAATCCGTGACCAGATGGCTGCCACTGAGCCCGAGAAGACCCCCCTGCAGCAGAAGCTGGATGAGTTTGGCGAGCAGCTGTCCAAGGTTATCTCCCTGATCTGTGTGGCTGTGTGGGCCATCAACATCGGACACTTTAACGACCCCGTGCATGGCGGCTCCTGGATCCGTGGTGCTGTCTACTACTTCAAGATCGCTGTTGCTCTGGCTGTGGCTGCCATCCCTGAGG GTCTGCCCGCTGTCATCACTACCTGCCTGGCTCTTGGTACCCGCCGTATGGCCAAGAAGAATGCCATTGTCAGAAGCCTGCCATCTGTGGAGACCCTCGGCTGCACCTCTGTCATCTGCTCTGACAAGACTGGAACCCTCACCACCAACCAGATGTGCGTGACCAAGATGTTCATCGTCAAGAATGTGGAGGGAGATCATGTTGACCTTGATGCCTTCGATATTTCTGGCTCCAAGTACACCCCTGAGGGCGAGGT TTCCCAGGGAGGTTCTAAGACCAACTGCAGCGCATTTGACGGACTTGTGGAGCTGGCTACCATTTGTGCTCTGTGCAACGATTCCTCTCTGGACTACAACGAG TCCAAGAAGATCTATGAGAAGGTCGGTGAGGCCACTGAGACTGCTCTGTGCTGCCTGGTTGAAAAGATGAACGTCTTCAACAGCAACGTCAAGAACCTGTCCAAAATTGAGAGGGCCAATGCTTGCTGTGCT GTGATCAAGCAACTCATGAAGAAGAACTTCACCCTGGAGTTCTCCCGTGACAGGAAATCCATGTCTGTCTACTGCACACCTACCAAGGGTGATGGTGGTGCCAAGATGTTTGTGAAG GGTGCCCCTGAGGGAGTGATTGATAGGTGCACATATGTGCGTGTTGGCACCACTCGTGTTCCCCTGACCAATGCCATCAAGGAGAAGATCATGTCCGTCATCAGAGACTGGGGTACCGGCCGTGACACTCTGCGTTGCTTGGCCCTGGCCACCCGTGACTCCCCACTGAAGCCTGAGGAAATGATCCTTGAGGACTCCACCAAATTTGCCGACTATGAG AATGACCTGACCTTTGTTGGCTGCGTTGGTATGCTGGATCCCCCTCGTAAGGAGGTCACTGGCTCCATTGAACTGTGCAGGGCTGCCGGCATCCGTGTTATCATGATCACTG GTGACAACAAGGGAACTGCTATTGCTATCTGCCGTCGTATTGGCATCTTTGGAGAGGATGAGGATGTCTCTGGAAAGGCCTACACTGGACGTGAGTTTGACGACTTGCCCACCCATGAACAGTCTGAGGCTGTCCGCAGAGCCTGCTGCTTCGCCCGTGTCGAGCCTGCCCACAAGTCCAAGATTGTTGAGTTCCTGCAGGGTCATGATGACATTACTGCCATG ACTGGTGATGGTGTGAATGATGCCCCAGCCCTGAAGAAGGCTGAGATTGGCATCGCCATGGGCTCTGGCACTGCCGTTGCCAAGTCTGCCTCTGAGATGGTCCTGGCTGACGACAACTTCTCTTCCATTGTGGCTGCTGTTGAGGAGGGTAGAGCTATTTACAACAACATGAAGCAGTTCATCCGCTACCTCATTTCCTCCAATGTTGGTGAGGTCGTCTG TATCTTCCTGACCGCTGCCCTTGGTCTGCCTGAGGCTCTGATCCCCGTGCAACTGCTGTGGGTGAACCTGGTCACTGACGGTCTGCCTGCCACCGCCCTGGGCTTCAACCCTCCCGATCTTGACATCATGGGCAAGCCCCCCCGTTCCCCCAAGGAGCCCCTGATCTCTGGCTGGCTCTTCTTCAGATACATGGCTATTGGTG GATATGTCGGTGCCGCCACTGTTGGTGGTGCTGCCTGGTGGTTCCTGTATGACCCTACTGGCCCAATGGTCACCTACTACCAGCTG TCTCACTTCATGCAGTGCCACGATGAGAACGAGGACTTCGCTGGCCTGGACTGTGAGATCTTTGAGGCTTCTCCTCCCATGACCATGGCCCTGTCTGTGTTGGTCACCATTGAGATGTGCAACGCCCTCAACAG CTTGTCTGAGAACCAGTCTCTTGTGCGTATGCCCCCATGGAGCAACTTCTGGCTGCTCTCTGCCATGACCCTCTCCATGTCcctgcacttcctgatcatctATGTTGACCCTCTGCCT ATGATCTTCAAGCTGACCCATCTGACAGTTGAACAGTGGATGATGGTCTTGAAGCTCTCCTTCCCTGTCATCCTCATTGATGAGGTGCTGAAGTTCGTCGCCCGTAACTACGTTGAGT